The genomic DNA TTTCACCATTTTAGTGAAAGTTTGGTACAAATTACATAAATTACATAAACTATGGTATTATTGACTGCTACAAGTCGCTATATTAACCATGTTTACTGTGGATAATTTACAGGTGCATCGGCTCAAGTCCCAGAGCATCAAAAAAACTTAAATATGAGAGGGTGGAGAAGTTATGTTAGGAGCGATCACAGGTGATATTATTGGCTCAATTTACGAGTTTAATAATATAAAAACTAAGGAATTTCCCTTATTTGACGATAGATGTCATTTTACAGATGATACACTACTCACCCTCGCAGTAGCAGAAGTCATTCTCAACGCAGATGAATTCCCGGATCAAACAAAATATATCGATCAATTCCAATATATTCAACAATTCAAATCCTACTATAGTGAATATTCTTCTGTTGGGTATGATGCCGATTTTATAGCATGGGCAACCTCTAGTAGTATAGAACCATACAAAAGTGCTAGTAATGGTGCAGCGATGAGAGTCAGTCCAGTCGCGTCTGCTTTTGACAATCTCAGTATCGTCTTAGAAGAAGCTAAACGTAGTGCAGAAGTTACTCACAATCATCCAGAAGGAATTAAAGGCGCACAAGCAACAGCCGCTGCTATTTTTTTAGCCCGTACAGGTTATGATAAAAATACTATCAAATCATACATCCAGAAAACTTTTAGTTACAACCTAGAGCCAACTTTAGAACAAATTCGACCTACTTACAAATTAGATTTTTCCTGTCCAGGTTCTGTTCCCCAGGCTATTATGGCATTTCTAGAATCAACTGATTTTGAAGATGCCATTCGGAATGCTATTTCTTTAGGTGGAGATAGTGATACCATTGCCTGTATTGCAGGTGCTATAGCTGAACCATTTTATGGTGGTGTTCCCGAATATATTGCTGAGTGGGTATTTACAAAATTAGACGATCATCTTTGGACTCTCACTGATAAGTTCATGACTCAATATTATGCCTAAACTTAACAATTCATTCCAGGTAAAGCATCTAGAAATTATCTTGAAAACGTGCCAATTAAATTACAATCGAATTTCTTGATATGTCTATATACAAAGATTTTGAATCTCCAAAAAATCAACCAGTTGCAGAAGAACCACCATTAGATTTTGAATTACCCAGGGATGTCATCTTTCCTGATAAAAAATTACCTAATGAACAGCCACAGTTAGAAAATATTTCCCATTTGCGGCAAATAATTTTACTATTACAATGTTTAGAATTATGGTGGGGTGATAGAAATGATTTTTATGCTGCTGGTAATTTAACAATTAACTACAGCAACCGTCAGCCAAAACCAGAAAAATTTCCCGCCCCAGATTTTTTTGTAGTCCGAAATGTAGAGCGCAAACCCCGTCAAAGTTGGGTAGTTTGGCAAGAAGATGGTAAATACCCACATATTATTATTGAATTAACTACAGATAAAAGTTCAGCCATTGATCAAGAATTTAAAAAACAAATTTACCAAGATACTTTTCGTACTCCTGAATATTTTTTGCTTGATCCTAATAACTTAGAGTTGACTGGGTTTATTTTAGTAGGAGGAATTTATCAACCAATAGAAGCTAATAGTCATGGTTGGTTATGGAGTCAGCAGCTAAATTTATATTTAGGTATTCATGAACATCAACTACGCTATTTTACCGATGAAGGATTGATAATTCTTACCCCAGAAGAATTTGCTAAACAAGAAAAACAAAAATCTGAACGTTTCGCTGCTAAACTGCGGGAATTGGGAATTGATCCAGATACAATTTAGAACTTATTTTAGAACCCATTAGCAATCATTTGTATTTCTCTAGCAGCGCAAAATAAGTTAACGTAAATGTAGATATTTTT from Okeanomitos corallinicola TIOX110 includes the following:
- a CDS encoding ADP-ribosylglycohydrolase family protein, with protein sequence MLGAITGDIIGSIYEFNNIKTKEFPLFDDRCHFTDDTLLTLAVAEVILNADEFPDQTKYIDQFQYIQQFKSYYSEYSSVGYDADFIAWATSSSIEPYKSASNGAAMRVSPVASAFDNLSIVLEEAKRSAEVTHNHPEGIKGAQATAAAIFLARTGYDKNTIKSYIQKTFSYNLEPTLEQIRPTYKLDFSCPGSVPQAIMAFLESTDFEDAIRNAISLGGDSDTIACIAGAIAEPFYGGVPEYIAEWVFTKLDDHLWTLTDKFMTQYYA
- a CDS encoding Uma2 family endonuclease; this encodes MSIYKDFESPKNQPVAEEPPLDFELPRDVIFPDKKLPNEQPQLENISHLRQIILLLQCLELWWGDRNDFYAAGNLTINYSNRQPKPEKFPAPDFFVVRNVERKPRQSWVVWQEDGKYPHIIIELTTDKSSAIDQEFKKQIYQDTFRTPEYFLLDPNNLELTGFILVGGIYQPIEANSHGWLWSQQLNLYLGIHEHQLRYFTDEGLIILTPEEFAKQEKQKSERFAAKLRELGIDPDTI